The genomic stretch CGCAGGAGCACCGAGCATTAGAATAAGAAAATTCGGGgccaaaaatttcatttttcagcCTCCATATGTGTCATGAGAGAACCTGCTAGTATAACTGCAGGTATCATTATTGCCTTGTTCGTATTGGAAAGGAACCttttaacaaaaggaaaatttcAGAAAATAGCGAAAAGTGTCTCTGCATATGTTATCTTTAGGATTCCAAGAAGTTGTATAGCAAAGCTGAAACCTCCAGGTCATGGAACAAAGTTATATCCGAGGAAGAATAGTTGGAGGATTGGCTGGAACTTCCGAACTTTCCTGcaagtaaaactcaatttcAGAGGCATTACCATAACTAGGgttaattttatgtttcttaACTTGCTATAACTGTTCAGATAGATTAGCGCTTTGGCTACagtgaataattttttacagCAGTTTGTTCCTAAAGTAACATGTTTCTGCTGTCAGCTGTATAGTATTTCCGCATACCTTCAGATATTTTGTTAGCATTGTTGTAGTGCTGAAATTAAAACCCTCAACCGGTTCTCCCTTCACACGAGATGCATGAAGTTGCTTTCTAACTTGAGTAGCCAACGACTGtgttaagaaaatgaaagagacATTTGGACCAAGGAAAACCAAAAGGAAAATCGCAAAAGCAAGAACAGGAAAGGCAACATTTAGTTCAGAAGAGAACATAACTTTTGGACAACATGTTTGTTCGGTAAGGGAAACAACTAGTTCCTGAGGTAATTCATACCTTTCCTAACTCAACTCCCCACTGGTCAAAAGAATTGATGCCCCATATAAAGCCTTGCACAGCAACTCTGTGTTCATAGATCGCCAACAACTGGAAAGGACAGATTTTCTGCTATTAGACCACAGGGAGTTAATATAGACAATAAAGCAATGAAAGAACAGACACAATCACCGACAAATGCATTGTATGAAAGGGCAACCTGAATTGAGTACATGGAATGGCACGTGGAGAGCGAGGGATACCAGGTTCAAGTAAGCATAAGCACTGGAAGAGTGGTCAACCTTAAAACTAGGTGGGACATGACTCTTTTTTTCACATGACATTCAGCTACAGACATTCCCAATAATGGATTACATTTCGCTGCTGTTGCTATATCATGGGAAATCTTTTCTGGATTACAAAAAATAGGACAACATAGCAGAATTCCCACAGGAAGTAGAATCACTAACCAAAGCATCAAACTCAAACATAGGATTTCTAAATAGTAAACTTGCATTCAAAAACTCTATTAGCACAAATACCTCATTAACAAGCAGAAGCCACAAACCTGTCCAATTTTGTAAGCATCCAATGATGAGAGCAGAAGGCTGAGAGAAGGCCTATTGCCAGAGAAGGTCTGGGCAAGACAAAGCAATGCTTAAGATTAATCATCCAGTGGTAATTGGTAAAGCTATGCTGTAGTAAGTCTGAGGATTCACCTTGTGAGGTATGAGATGCTGCTGAACATTCTCTTTTTGCAACTCTTCTGGTGtctgcaaaaaaatataaataaattaatagacGTCACTGCAGACAACCCCTGCACTGTGAATCAGATACAGCAGTAAGATACCTTGGCCCTTATAGCATACAAATATAGTTTCTTgtatcttttttcttataattttagtaGATACATAAATGCTTAAACCTACCTTCCCATATGCAAGGGCATCTGGCTGGGCGAAAAAGTTGGACATGAGTTCATCATGGTTATTTACAACCTCTCCTGTGaacaaattgatttgaaatcagataaagcataaataaaaattcaaagctTAAAAAGTTGACCTTGTAAATCTTAATCTTGACAAAATACCTTCTAGGTATACCGGTTGCTGACTCTTCACAACACCAATAAAGTCACAGGGAATCACACGTCCCTGAAAATTTTAAGAGGATGAGTTAACAAATATGCAGCAAATGGGAATTGAAGTTGGTGCcacacacattgaaaaaaaGCATGCCACTGTTCAATTAGAAACCATCCAAAATGCAGAACTAAATTTCATGCTCTATTTAAAAAGACAGGCTGTTGAGGTGCATATAAATGAGTATCGAGATGTTAAGTTTACCATGACAAGGTATGTGCAGGAAAAAAAGGCAAAACCTTGCATAAAGATATCAAGATTAGAAATAAATGTACCCAGAAACAGCTTATCCCACAGAAGCAACGTTATGCAGggatttcttcaaaaaaataaattcatagaactaggaaattatttgaatttcagAATTGAATTTAAGAAAACCAACTCAGTTATCCCTTGACCTAATTTTACTTCTACCAAATGTATCGCGTAACAAGAAAATTACCTGGTGAATTAGTTGATAAAAGCTATGCTGACCATTTGTTCCTGGTTCACCAAAATCAATTTCACCAGTTTCAAAGGGAAGTGGTTTACCATCAATAGATACCCCCTTGCCATTACTTTCCATGCTGACCTAGatttaagtaaaataaacaaGCCTTGAGTACTTTAATAAGCAGATTTTCTCTCTTTACATATTTAATActaaaagggaaaggaaagttAGAGCTCAAGTAGGTTTGCCTGCTGGATGTGCGGTGCAAATTTCTCCAGGGCTTGAGAATAAGGTAAGATGGCCTAAAGGAGTAGTAGAACAAGTTATAGGACCACTGGTAAAGTTAAGAATTCTAAATGAGTGCTAACTCAAATAGATCTAGTGAAGAAACACTCACTCTTGCAGGATATCCAAAAAATGAAACATTCCACACGCTCAACAAACCTAAAAGCACCTGCAGGCGAAAGTCAGAAAGTTATCAACATGTCTTTAGAATCTCATAACTGTCAAGATAATCCCCCAAATAGATAGTCACAAAGCAAATAACATATAGCACCATACTAACTGCTTCAAATCTAAGAGGACCTCAAATACTGTAATCATATAACATACCAACTGTTTAATCCAGAGCCTACCCATGTTAGCAGCGATTAAGCACCACTAGTAGAAAATCATACGCTAttttttgggataaaaaaataatagatttgatAGAATTTCATGATGTTGGAGCACTTACAGGTAGATTTTTCTCAAATGGTGCAGAATAGAAATGCTGATCAATGCTTGATGCTCCTTTCAAGAACCTTGAGTAGAAAAGTAGAAGTTTTTATCAACTACATAACAAATCCTAACAAAATAGCAAAAAAGACTAGGCAAGTAGCTAGGAGATGTGTGGGAAACTATGGAGGACAAAAAAGTGATAAGTGTACATTATGTATACATCTTTGTATGCCACAGATTGAGAATCCTTGGCACTTTTGACATTGTTTCTTGCGAACCCTAAAATAATGGTGAAGGAAAAATCTAATGCAAGAATTAAAACAATCAGAAGTTACCATACTTATCAACAACTGTGAAACCATATTGGAGAGACAAAGGTAACACGCCAACAGCACTACAGACTGCAAGCAATGACACAATTAGCATTCTGCATGAAGTTCACCATAATTCCGTCCATAAAAAGAGATAAAACCTACCACTATATCTTCCACCAACCCAGTCccagaatgcaaaagcattGTTAGGATCAATGCCAAACTTTTCCACAAGCTGcattagaaagaagaaaaattgagttaaaaGGTAGCCAAATACCAAAAAAGGGCATctctaaaagaaagaagaaggaagaagaaagaagagccaTTTATAGAAAATGATATAAAGGGGGTggtgaaaatgattttttaaaataccataGAGCTTCAATCATCCTAAAATCTAAAGAATGAGAGTGCAAACAACATAAAGTCACTTTACCGTAAGATTAGTGCTAACTGCAACCATATGCTTGGCAACTGCAGATGGTCTGAAAATAAGTTGCAGAAGGGTCCCAAGTTATAGTCAGAGAGAGATATGGAGCTATTACAAGacttataaattcattttaaaaactacAAGACAGACATGGAGCATTTATGCAAACTATTTATAACCACTACTCTCTCAATCTTAGCAAGCATGCTTTTCTAACTCTGAAATCAATCCTCCGCTTTTCTTTATTGCCAAAATGATCTAAACTTATTTCCTGGATCACCCAATACTGCATACTtatagaataattaaataagaagATTTTTGCACTAACCCGAGTTCTTTTGAAATCCATGCCCTTAGTGTTCGAGCATTCAGCATAGTTTCAGCTGTGGTAAAAGTCTTTGAAACCACAACAACTACatgtaattacaaaaaaaaacatgggattTAGAATTTGAAGTAAGAAAAGGTGCTTAAGTAAAAGGTATACAACAAATTAGTGACATGAATAATGAACAAATATTATTTACCGAGAGTAGTCTCAGGTTTGAGGCCTGCAATATTTCTAGCAACATCAATTGGATCTACATTTGCGAGACTGGCAAAtgccaaaaaaacaagaacatcaTTTTGCGTTGTAAAACAATCTAATGATACAATTGCCTTGTAAGCATAGAcataatcataaaaatcatatatgatGACCCCTTAAACCATGAATGCACCTACAACTAGTTGTCCGCACATTAAGCATGTCGTCTATGTGTTTACATCACTTCTGAGAGGATGTCATAATGTGTATTGCAACTCAGGGGCGGCCAATTAAATGATGCTAAATTCCCCTGGTATGCGCTATGAGCAATAATGTCACTTTTAGGATACATCTAGCATTTGAATGTTCCCTTTTCCCCCTCCTCTCAAAACAAaacgaaaggaaaggaaaagaaaaggcatattGCTAGCTCTTGCCAGCTTCATCCCCTGCAATACACAATACCTATATGAAACATAATTTCTCTGActccaatcaaaatataatttcacaCGTGAAATGGTCGAGATTTTAGATAGTATCTCGTGAGCTTATTCCCCTCTTCTATTTATTAAGGTCAGAAACAATGagttctaaaatttatttcaaaagctCAATAATCATTGTTGAAAGCAAGTGGACCTTTGCTAAAACAATTTGAACATTGAAGCCTATCTCTGTAAGTTTAGGATAAGAAGCTTGTATAACACTAACACGGAAAATAATGAAGTTTGAAGTTACAGTAAGTGCTTACAATCGCAATTGGCGTCCTGTAGCACATTTGCTGGCCTCTGGATCTGTAAATTGCAATCagtaaacaataaaattcaagcAAGATTTTGCCATAAAACAAGGTCAACAGGTTTTATTAAGAAAACACAACCATGATGCAGtgagaataatataataaaacagaATGGTGCAGCTTTAGTAAATAAGGCATCAGATAACCTGTTTGAAGAGCGGTATGCACAAAAAGAGGACCCAGGAAGCTGCCACCAATGCCGACTGAAATAACATCAGTAAGTGCTTTTCCTGTGGCTCCAACCTACCAACATTCAATTCATTACTGGACAGCTTCAGCATCATGTATATCAACTGAAATTCAGAAAGGAAGTGAAGATTACCCAAGAACCATTGCGGACCCTCTCAGAGAAATCCTTGATCTTGTCCAGAACATTCCAGACATCTGGTACAACATTCTTGCCATCACTTTGCATAACTGCATCCCTTGGAGCACGAAGAGCTACATGAAGCACTGACCTATTCTCAGAGCTGTTTATCTGAACAGATCCACACTAACATCAGACAGCATGTTCATACAACCATACCGTCAAAAATACACGAATACAAATACAAAACTTAGCAAACATCAGTGATATGAGTGTTAATAAGTAAAATCGTGAGAGTTGGACACCTTCTGCTCTAACAAAAGCGGTCTTTAAATAAGGCATTATAAAGACAAAACACAGGATCACAGATCAGGAATTCATAAAGCACAGCGAATTTCTTGACAGAAAAAAGTACAGCACACCAATTTCACATAAGCTTACGCATGAATaagattacaaaaataaaatgtgacTCACATGCTCCCCATTGAACATGCGATCAATCTTTTCCTTGAGATGAGCTGCCTGTGTAATGGAAAGTGACTTGCATTAGATAGTTACATTGCAAAGAATCCTTTCAAACTAACATTAATGAGGTGCAGAGTGTGGTAAGAAAAAGTTGTTGCAGAAATTATTACGTCCCACGCATGGTGGTTTGAGAAGCTGCCGTGCGCTGGCAGCAAAAattccaaaagaaaaggaaccgCTCAAAATTTACCTCTGCCAGATTATAAAGTTTATCCATGGTACCAGGGGTGGCTCGTTGGCGTGAGTAGTCAAGCGTTATTCCATCAAAATCACTATCAAAATTGCGCGCACACATTACAAACCCATCCACAACAATacagtaagataaaaaaatcgaaacagaaaaacattaaacaaacttACACCACCATTGACTTGCATCGGTCAGTGTCACCCAACAGCTCGCGTAAATGAGTCTTCTTAATGTCCTCAACATGAGACTGCAAAAACAAAAGCCCGATTTATTAATAATGCCTTTATAAGTATCTTTTATATCATACAGAAAGTAATAAGCACTTTACCTTCAAGTCCTTCCATGGCTGGGTTTCGCAAATTAAAGTCGACGAAGCCATCTGAAATTTGTCTGGAGCAGACGCTTAAAGAAAAAGTAGGCAATAAATTTATAGTTGCTATAGTCAAAATCGTGTAATAAACAGTCACTTAAGTGATCCAGAACTCGATTATCGAATCGATGGTTGATACAAGATAGACAAAAGAAGTAATCAGCAGCAATCAcaagaggaagaaaaaggaaaaacaaaagacgATACCTGAGATGAGGGAGAGAGGGATTAAATAAAGCTAGGGAAAAGAGAGGATAGCTGCAAAGAGAAGAATAGAGAAATGAAGAGGCTGTGGTGGTGTGATCACGTGAAAGTATGAGCCAGGTGTTGGCTAAGGAGTGTGATCACGTGAAAGTATGAGCCAGGTGTTGGCTAAGGGGTGTTTATGATTTATCAGtgtaaaaacaaatagtttaaaataatatttttaatattaatataacaaaaccatctaaaaatatatataaaaaactaattaaaaaaacagattcaaaatatttaaaaattctagTTAAGcactttatattataaattaaaaataataatagatatccataaatcaaatttcttaatatttatgtACTAACTATtatgtattatataaaaaatttagatatttataaattatttattagatttcagGTATTCAATGATATTCATTgtcttatattatttattaaacaaataaaaaataaaataattaattaatatatatatcatgttaaaaatacaaatattctatatatatatatatatatatatatatatatatatatatatatatatcttagcttaagttcttgctattcaagttaaatttgataatatttatatcttatatattatctaaaaaacatattcattTATTCAATTCGGTTCAAATCATTTCAATATCCATCGATTTCATATTAAACCACCCAGTGTAGATTACAGGGGGCATCTACCTTTCCAAACGATGCAGAATCAAGTGAAGTGTCTGTTTTGTACTCCTTTGGTGTTTCTTTATGTATCAACAGCCATAGATTTTGACTTTGCTTGTGATTTCAGGTGACGAGGTAACGCATGCTGCCCAGCTGGcagattatttataaaataaataaaaaaaatatatatattaataaatttattaatttattgagaaaaaaaattaaatatttgttttaaagttttcatctcaataaaactaaattttattttgtgaaattaaatattaattcaacataaaaacttatttttaacattgtgAAAGCTTTATAtaaaaccaatcaaaacaaCATATCAAATATGGTTTCAAGTCAACTTAAtatgaaagaattaaattatgaacaaaaaaatcaagtaaaaataaaaacagaaatgaaaaaaaaattgtaagtaACTATTTGCAATCCATAAATGTattgtgtttttcttctatattgtattttcattattttttaatattttttctatctcGTGTGTTCATGATTTCAAATACCATTTCAGAATTCATTGTACATCAATTTTACAAAGCCAAACTAATTGTtcaatgaaaagcaaaaaaaactcaGTTATGAAAAGGATGCgagttaaaaagaagaagaagaacatggTCAAAATTGTTAATAATCCAAACACCATGTCGTGGTTTAAATGGAAAGCAAAAACTACCTGGTAAACAAAAGAATGATgcaaatgaaaagaagagacccgaataaaaaatatatatttaagatgGTTAACTGTTCATATATACAATGTTTccaaattaaatgttttaatgttttctataattataataatataatgatcaGACACAAAACTTTGAGTGAAAATGGCAACGAGgtcttttattcttcttctcatGACTGGCGAGCTCTCGCCTCAGTGATGCTAATTCAAAACTAACGTATAAGAACTCATTGTTCATCAAAGTACTGTTACATTGTAGGTGGAACATGTTTCACGAgcaaataatttatatagttttcatTGTTGGAGGGAGTATAAAATATGATGGTCAATTTGGTAATATTATGAATTGTTACGTCGGTAAAGAGATAATGATACACTAATATCGAGTTGTGCTAGGTGTTCATTTGGCATTAAAGCTAGACTAAGAATGACAATTAGCCACAAATATTAGTGTCCAATCAAGTTAAGAACTGGTTTCTATTTTGGTGGGACCCACTTAATTTGTGGTTGTTACTGcagattaataaaaacaaaatttccatGTTTATGCTACTATTCATGTGAATTAATTGAGCTACTCCAATATTCACATGAAAAGTTAAAAGTAATTCATTCTCcattgttcacatgaacagtagAGCATTTTCACTATTCATGACCCGAACGGATTCCAGCCTCAACCTAAATGTATTGGATTGAATCCGACCTAGTAAAATAAAAGCAATCCAACAAAATTTCTTAGGCGTTgtcttttattcaaaaaaaaaaaaaactaatgtttaaCACTATTCAACGACactacataattattaaaagaagaTTTCATGATGATATAACATTTgaagaatttgatcgcaatttcaattttattcttgatgatattttatcttatattgTTGTATGCTCAGCAAGTCATGAACAATAttcttaactaaacacattaaattattttttgtttaaccttaatttcaaccataattttaactata from Populus alba chromosome 8, ASM523922v2, whole genome shotgun sequence encodes the following:
- the LOC118039944 gene encoding glucose-6-phosphate isomerase, cytosolic yields the protein MASSTLICETQPWKDLKSHVEDIKKTHLRELLGDTDRCKSMVVDFDGITLDYSRQRATPGTMDKLYNLAEAAHLKEKIDRMFNGEHINSSENRSVLHVALRAPRDAVMQSDGKNVVPDVWNVLDKIKDFSERVRNGSWVGATGKALTDVISVGIGGSFLGPLFVHTALQTDPEASKCATGRQLRFLANVDPIDVARNIAGLKPETTLVVVVSKTFTTAETMLNARTLRAWISKELGPSAVAKHMVAVSTNLTLVEKFGIDPNNAFAFWDWVGGRYSVCSAVGVLPLSLQYGFTVVDKFLKGASSIDQHFYSAPFEKNLPVLLGLLSVWNVSFFGYPARAILPYSQALEKFAPHIQQVSMESNGKGVSIDGKPLPFETGEIDFGEPGTNGQHSFYQLIHQGRVIPCDFIGVVKSQQPVYLEGEVVNNHDELMSNFFAQPDALAYGKTPEELQKENVQQHLIPHKTFSGNRPSLSLLLSSLDAYKIGQLLAIYEHRVAVQGFIWGINSFDQWGVELGKSLATQVRKQLHASRVKGEPVEGFNFSTTTMLTKYLKESSEVPANPPTILPRI